The genomic stretch AGCATCTCAAAAGTGAAGAAGAAATCGGCTTAATTGCTTTTGCACACAAAGAAGACCTGTTCTATACAGACAACATTTCTGAAAACGATTTTATCAGCTCCGGTGCGGAACAACGTGTTTACCGCTACAACGACAACTCCGTTATAAAATTAAACGATAGTATTTTCTACGAATACTGGCTGGACTATTTCAACAGTTTACTTATTCATAATTACTTCTTTCAATCCACTGCTTATACATTCTTAGGATTTACAATTAAAGACAATAATTTGTTTGCCGTTGTGAAACAAGATTTCATTATTGCAAATGAAAACACCCATCTTGATTCCGTAAAACAGTTTTTAGCCTACAACGGGTTTCGCAATACGCGCAACAACGATTATTTCAATAACGAATTAGGATTGATATTTGAAGATTTGCATGATGAGAATGTACTTTCCAAAAATGGAATCCTCTATTTTATTGATACTGTTTTTTATCTCACAAAAGAATTTTATCCTTAAAGATAAATGATTCATCTGTTTGATTTTCGTAAGGTATTGTTTGCATTTCGTTAGCAGCAAGGCTTTGCGGCGCTCTACCTTTGTGCCATCAAAAACAGAAAATTATGGACACAAAAAAAGTATGGCTGGTAACAGGTGCATCGAAAGGTTTAGGATTATCCTTAGTGAAAAATTTAATCGAAAACGGATATAGAGTTGCTGCTACAAGCCGCAAAGCACAAAGCATGATTGACGCAATCGGCGAGTATGATGCAAAACAGTTTCTGCCGTTGGAAGTAGATTTAACAAGCGAAAAATCTATACAGGAAGCTGTTGAAAAAACGGTGCATCATTTCGGCAAAATAGATGTATTGGTAAACAACGCAGGTTACGGCATTGGCGGCGCTGTAGAAGAACTGAATGAACAGGAAATTAAAGACAGCTTTGATGTAAACGTGTTTGCCGTTATTAAAACAATGCAGTCTGCAATGCCTTATTTCAGGGAACAAAAATCAGGGCATATCATCAATATTTCATCTATCGC from Arachidicoccus sp. BS20 encodes the following:
- a CDS encoding putative polyvalent protein kinase domain-containing protein; amino-acid sequence: MKKIKDELQNIIFGNGEDGSQSQLKAAQNFLRRNAQTGFGTEKQKHLKSEEEIGLIAFAHKEDLFYTDNISENDFISSGAEQRVYRYNDNSVIKLNDSIFYEYWLDYFNSLLIHNYFFQSTAYTFLGFTIKDNNLFAVVKQDFIIANENTHLDSVKQFLAYNGFRNTRNNDYFNNELGLIFEDLHDENVLSKNGILYFIDTVFYLTKEFYP
- a CDS encoding SDR family NAD(P)-dependent oxidoreductase, whose amino-acid sequence is MDTKKVWLVTGASKGLGLSLVKNLIENGYRVAATSRKAQSMIDAIGEYDAKQFLPLEVDLTSEKSIQEAVEKTVHHFGKIDVLVNNAGYGIGGAVEELNEQEIKDSFDVNVFAVIKTMQSAMPYFREQKSGHIINISSIAGFAPGAGWSVYAATKFAIIGLSEVMADDVRELGVKVTVVAPGAFRTAFISKESLVYAAKEIEEYKAIRESHKRFNALDGVQIGDPNKAAQVFIDLAENPNPPVRLYLGSDAYNRATAKINLLTNELESNKTISFSTDFN